Proteins from a single region of Bombus huntii isolate Logan2020A chromosome 2, iyBomHunt1.1, whole genome shotgun sequence:
- the LOC126878240 gene encoding uncharacterized protein LOC126878240, with translation MEEYQDKIMLMKRNYDSSLNAVCERHKANVEILQKQFEDDMKSEKIFDSENWLLSLNMKELMGLHEQITVIINNSSDVIHMENENKCLYDNAQEEFYATLNEVEKKFQILPTNVHEEESMYKRIISSISKERNSHIQNQWQFMPFLGDAQKYQTLQTQDYKSNLGHNFGYHNGEEKSPELENKSKKDKQIEKDFTFDQQRWNFINQCSAYHKLSNIYEYTTFPTN, from the exons ATGGAAGAATATCAAGACAAAATAATGTTAATGAAAAGAAACTATGACAGTAGTTTAAATGCAGTTTGTGAAAGGCACAAAgcaaacgttgaaattttgcaaaaacAATTTGAAGATGACATGAAGagtgaaaaaatatttgactCAGAAAATTGGTTATTA TCATTGAATATGAAAGAATTAATGGGACTACATGAACAGATAACTGTAATTATAAACAACAGCTCTGATGTGATTCATATGGAAaacgaaaataaatgtttatatgATAATGCTCAAGAGGAATTTTATGCAACACTAAATGAAGTGGagaaaaaattccaaattctACCCACAAATGTACATGAAGAAg AATCAATGTACAAAAGAATAATATCATCAatttcgaaagaaagaaattcacaCATACAAAATCAATGGCAATTTATGCCATTTTTGGGTGATGCTCAAAAGTATCAAACTTTACAAACACAAGattataaatcaaatttgGGACATAACTTTGg GTACCACAATGGTGAAGAAAAATCTCCAGAATTAGAAAACAAATCTAAGAAAGACaaacaaattgaaaaagatttcact tttgatcAACAAAGATGGAATTTTATTAATCAGTGTAGTGCATACCATAAATTGAgtaatatatatgaatatactACATTTCCTacgaattaa